The following are from one region of the Bactrocera oleae isolate idBacOlea1 chromosome 6, idBacOlea1, whole genome shotgun sequence genome:
- the LOC118682524 gene encoding uncharacterized protein has protein sequence MVTEISWLQERCSFSRRAAMDVTSARSTSTRIVGRSQIIALNPFLDIDGVLRVGGRLTSTDLDEALRYQIIIPRGALAYLLVSDAHTRCLHGGIQQILQFLRQRFWLIGARAQIKSFIWTCTTCRRHLQILQRQQMASLPKERVLVAPPFSRSGLDYCGPFHVRVHRATPTTKTYAAIFVCMASRAVHIDLAEDLSTQAFIDVYDRFISRRGICTTLYSDNGTQFVGAKRQMQEDLRNLVATYAQQHLAAEGTCWKLITPSVPHHGGLWVAAVRSAKKHLLRVMGSQTLLYTELSTLLTRIEACLNSRPLIALYYDPEGGIALTPGDFLIGRPLNCRPDPPLPEAPKKRLRYWQRLQKMLEHFWRRWQSEYLQTLQTRNKWTRAEPNVQRGDIVLIRGENLPPSVWRMGRVIDVHPGSDGLVRTVMIEYNANQRSSDGIPIKQRCQRPVQKLCRLTGPAEEILNREG, from the exons ATGGTTACCGAAATATCGTGGTTACAGGAACGATGTAGTTTCTCTCGAAGAGCAGCGATGGACGTTACTTCTGCACGTTCGACAAGCACAAG GATTGTGGGTCGTAGTCAAATCATAGCACTTAATCCATTCCTGGATATTGACGGCGTACTGAGAGTAGGTGGTCGACTCACCAGCACCGACTTAGACGAAGCTCTTCGATATCAAATTATAATTCCACGTGGGGCCCTGGCTTACTTGCTAGTCTCTGATGCGCATACACGTTGCCTACATGGTGGTATACAACAAATTCTGCAGTTTCTTAGACAACGTTTCTGGCTTATAGGGGCACGAGCTCAAATAAAGTCTTTCATCTGGACATGCACTACATGTCGTAGGCACCTTCAAAttctacaacgccagcaaaTGGCTTCGCTTCCAAAAGAGCGAGTATTAGTGGCACCACCATTTTCTCGTAGCGGATTGGATTACTGCGGGCCATTCCATGTCCGTGTGCATCGTGCTACCCCGACTACAAAAACATACGCtgccatatttgtttgtatggctTCACGAGCGGTACATATTGATCTGGCAGAGGACTTGAGTACACAGGCATTTATAGATGTTTACGATCGCTTCATTAGTCGAAGAGGTATATGCACCACTTTATACAGTGataatggaacacaattcgtaGGCGCGAAACGTCAAATGCAGGAGGACTTAAGAAATTTGGTAGCGACATATGCTCAACAACATTTGGCAGCTGAAGGTACCTGTTGGAAGTTAATAACCCCTTCCGTACCTCATCATGGGGGTCTATGGGTGGCGGcagttcgttcggctaaaaagCATCTACTGCGGGTCATGGGCAGCCAGACGCTGCTTTACACTGAGTTGTCCACTCTCTTGACTCGCATTGAAGCGTGTCTGAATTCGAGACCACTGATAGCTCTCTATTATGATCCTGAAGGTGGGATAGCTCTAACTCCGGGGGACTTCCTGATCGGGCGTCCACTTAATTGCCGCCCAGATCCTCCATTACCTGAAGCTCCAAAAAAACGTCTTCGGTATTGGCAACGACTCCAGAAAATGCTGGAGCACTTTTGGCGTCGCTGGCAATCCGAATACCTACAAACTCTCCAAACTCGGAATAAATGGACTAGAGCGGAACCCAATGTGCAGCGTGGTGACATCGTTCTTATACGTGGTGAAAATCTACCACCATCGGTTTGGCGTATGGGACGTGTGATTGACGTTCACCCGGGCAGTGATGGCCTGGTACGTACCGTGATGATAGAGTACAATGCAAACCAGAGATCATCGGATGGAATTCCTATTAAACAGCGGTGTCAGCGACCGGTGCAAAAATTATGCCGCCTAACAGGTCCCGCAGAAGAAATACTGAACCGCGAGGGTTAA